The Sulfuricystis thermophila genome segment CGGCGGCGAGACCCGCAAACAGCGCGGCTTCATGGCGCAGCGCTTTCACCCCCTTCCTGGCTTGATCGCGAGCAGCCTCCTTGACCGTCCGGGCGAGTTGATCGACGGCGACTTTGACCCGCTGGCCGACGGCCGAACCGCTGCTCCTGGCATGTTCGGCCAGTTGCTGAAAAGTCGCCTGAACGGCCCCCTGAGTCGTGCGTGCGGCATCCTGCAGCGTTTCGGCAAACAACGACTGGAGCGTAGCGAGATCGTCCACCGCCTGCTTCAAGCCCTGCTGGGAGAATTCCTTCGTACGCCCCGTCGCTTCCTCGATCGCCAGATGGGCGGCTTCCGCCGCGCCGGAAAGCGCCTCGTCGAGGCCGCGCATCGCTGCTTTCAACGCTTCGCCGCTCCGTTCACCGAAGGGAGCGACGCCAGCGCGGGCGCCAGCGACGACGGCTTTCGTCACGCGCTTGACCGCATCG includes the following:
- a CDS encoding DUF2934 domain-containing protein, whose translation is MTATYSNGESLVSNGPVTLEERYKMIAEAAYFIAEKRGFSGGDMAEDWRQAEAQIDEMLREQGRLPALATEEIERRVAAALGADPASIAKEVRSITLDALTRGRLDVDAVKRVTKAVVAGARAGVAPFGERSGEALKAAMRGLDEALSGAAEAAHLAIEEATGRTKEFSQQGLKQAVDDLATLQSLFAETLQDAARTTQGAVQATFQQLAEHARSSGSAVGQRVKVAVDQLARTVKEAARDQARKGVKALRHEAALFAGLAAGFLQGIAARLQSKVDEKKR